The following proteins are encoded in a genomic region of Neovison vison isolate M4711 chromosome 12, ASM_NN_V1, whole genome shotgun sequence:
- the LOC122891071 gene encoding keratin, type II cuticular Hb5-like, translating into MASRSYRLSSGSGVRNFSSCSAVVSKPSARSCVGVLASRGGSPGGPSYRRLGGFGSRSLCAMGSPRTAVSCGWPLRSGSSLGYRVGGLFGPSLPCITSVSVNESLLTPLNLEIDPNAQCVKHEEKEQIKNLNNKFAAFIDKVRFLEQQNKLLETKWQFYQDRKCCESNLEPLFEGYIETLRREAECVEADSGRLASELNHVQEVMEGYKKKYEEEVALRTTAENEFVVLKKDIDCAYLRKADLEANVEALREEMGFLQALYEEEIYLLQSQISDTSVVVKMDNSRELNMDSVVAEIKAQYDDVASRSRAEAESWYQTKCEEMKATVSQQGENLRRTKDELNELNRLMQRLTAEVENAKQQRCKLEGSVVEAEQQGEAALRDAKCKLVGLEEALQKAKQDMACLLKEYQEVMNSKLGLDVEIATYRKLLEGEESRLCEGVGSVNICVSRSQGGMVCGDLSATVPRGPTSSALLCSPSVVGTCSSVRSVRFA; encoded by the exons ATGGCGAGCCGTTCCTACCGTCTCAGCTCCGGCTCCGGGGTCAGGAACTTCAGCTCCTGTTCTGCGGTCGTGTCCAAGCCCTCGGCCCGTAGCTGTGTGGGTGTCCTGGCCTCCCGCGGGGGCAGTCCCGGGGGTCCCAGCTACAGGCGCCTGGGGGGCTTCGGCAGCCGGAGCCTGTGTGCCATGGGGTCCCCGAGGACAGCGGTGAGCTGTGGATGGCCCCTGCGCAGCGGGAGCAGCTTAGGCTACCGGGTGGGGGGCCTCTTCGGGCCCAGCCTGCCCTGCATCACCAGCGTGTCTGTCAACGAAAGCCTCCTCACGCCTCTCAACCTGGAGATCGACCCCAACGCACAGTGCGTGAAGCACGAGGAGAAGGAGCAGATCAAGAATCTTAACAACAAGTTCGCTGCCTTCATCGACAAG GTGCGCTTCCTGGAGCAGCAGAACAAGCTGCTGGAGACCAAGTGGCAGTTCTACCAGGACCGCAAGTGCTGCGAGAGCAACCTGGAGCCCCTGTTCGAGGGCTACATCGAGACGCTGAGGCGGGAGGCCGAGTGCGTGGAGGCCGACAGCGGGAGGCTGGCCTCGGAGCTCAACCACGTGCAGGAGGTGATGGAGGGCTACAAGAAGAA GTATGAAGAGGAGGTGGCTCTCAGGACCACAGCCGAGAATGAGTTTGTGGTGCTGAAGAAG GACATAGACTGTGCCTACCTGCGCAAGGCTGACCTGGAGGCCAATGTGGAGGCGCTGAGAGAGGAGATGGGTTTCTTGCAGGCCCTCTATGAGGAG GAAATCTACCTTCTTCAGTCACAAATCTCGGACACCTCAGTGGTGGTCAAGATGGACAACAGCCGGGAGCTCAACATGGACTCGGTTGTGGCCGAGATCAAGGCTCAGTATGACGATGTTGCCAGCCGCAGCCGGGCCGAGGCTGAGTCCTGGTACCAAACCAAG TGTGAGGAGATGAAAGCCACCGTGAGCCAGCAGGGCGAGAACCTCCGCAGAACCAAGGATGAGCTCAACGAGCTGAACCGCCTGATGCAGAGGCTCACAGCGGAGGTGGAGAATGCCAAGCAGCAG CGCTGCAAGCTCGAGGGCTCTGTGgtggaggcagagcagcagggcgAGGCGGCCCTCAGGGATGCCAAGTGCAAGCTGGTAGGGCTGGAGGAGGCCCTGCAGAAGGCCAAGCAGGACATGGCCTGCCTGCTCAAGGAGTACCAGGAAGTGATGAACTCCAAGCTGGGCCTGGACGTGGAGATCGCCACTTACCGCAAGCTGCTGGAGGGCGAGGAGAGCCG cTTGTGTGAAGGCGTGGGCTCTGTCAATATCT GTGTGAGCCGTTCCCAGGGCGGCATGGTCTGTGGGGACCTCAGTGCCACTGTCCCTCGtggtcccaccagcagtgcccTCCTCTGTTCCCCTTCCGTAGTGGGGACCTGTTCCAGTGTCAGATCGGTGCGGTTTGCGTAA